The Desulfovibrio legallii genome contains a region encoding:
- a CDS encoding TlpA family protein disulfide reductase, producing MKKILLPLLLCLLLPCTALAAKADAVPRLDLAGLTDLLAKNKGKVVMLNFFATWCPPCRAEIPELVKMHKKYAGKDVAIISLSVDEKADVVPPFVRQMGMDYPVYMAGRDITRAFQVSSIPHNAFYSRDGQLVLSEPGVADAEIMEMVFKKLLSAQ from the coding sequence ATGAAAAAAATCCTTCTGCCCCTTCTGCTTTGTCTGCTCCTGCCCTGCACGGCCCTGGCCGCCAAGGCGGACGCCGTGCCCCGGCTGGATCTGGCCGGGCTTACGGACCTGCTGGCCAAAAACAAGGGCAAGGTGGTGATGCTCAACTTCTTCGCCACCTGGTGCCCCCCCTGCCGGGCGGAAATTCCTGAGCTCGTCAAGATGCACAAGAAGTACGCCGGCAAGGACGTGGCCATCATCAGCCTTTCCGTGGACGAAAAAGCTGACGTGGTGCCGCCCTTTGTGCGCCAGATGGGCATGGATTACCCCGTGTACATGGCGGGCCGGGACATTACCCGCGCCTTTCAGGTGAGCAGCATCCCGCACAACGCTTTTTACAGCAGGGACGGGCAGCTGGTGCTCTCTGAGCCGGGCGTGGCCGACGCCGAAATCATGGAAATGGTCTTCAAAAAGCTGCTGAGCGCCCAATGA
- a CDS encoding aspartate kinase, translating to MKILVQKFGGTSVANLECMRRVQEKVLEGLAQGYKVITVLSARAGDTNKLLSLAEEWSPTPDRAACDVLVSTGEQVSISLFTMLLRDAGVRARSLLGWQIPITTDEDFGRARIRAIDSKALRAQLENYDVLVVAGFQGCTEDGRITTLGRGGSDTSAVALAAALGSVECHIFTDVDGVYTTDPNICSTARKMDRVAYEEMLEMSSMGAKVLHIRSVEFAKKYKVPVRVRSTFSDDPGTLVTQEDSSMEAVLVSGIAYDRDQARVTLRDLPDVPGMAAAVFGPLSEKGILVDMIVQNTSLDGHTDITFTISRKDLQQTLRIMDEVAKKTGASEVLHDVSVAKVSAIGVGMRNHSGVAARAFAALTQEGINILMISTSEIKITLLIQEKYLELAVRILHDTFGLDWDIG from the coding sequence ATGAAAATTCTGGTCCAGAAATTCGGCGGCACTTCCGTGGCCAACCTGGAGTGCATGCGCCGGGTGCAGGAAAAAGTGCTGGAAGGCCTTGCCCAGGGGTACAAGGTCATTACCGTGCTTTCCGCCAGAGCCGGGGACACCAACAAGCTGCTGTCCCTGGCCGAGGAGTGGTCGCCCACGCCGGACAGGGCGGCCTGTGACGTGCTGGTTTCCACCGGCGAGCAGGTTTCCATCAGCCTGTTCACCATGCTGCTCCGGGATGCGGGCGTCCGCGCCCGTTCCCTGCTGGGCTGGCAGATTCCCATTACCACCGACGAGGATTTCGGCCGGGCGCGCATTCGCGCCATCGACAGCAAAGCCCTGCGCGCCCAGCTGGAAAACTACGACGTGCTCGTGGTGGCCGGCTTCCAGGGCTGCACGGAAGACGGCCGCATCACCACCCTGGGGCGCGGCGGGTCGGACACCTCTGCCGTGGCTCTGGCCGCGGCACTGGGCTCGGTGGAGTGCCACATCTTTACCGATGTGGACGGCGTATACACCACAGACCCCAACATCTGCTCCACCGCGCGCAAAATGGACCGCGTGGCGTATGAAGAAATGCTGGAAATGTCCAGCATGGGGGCCAAGGTGCTGCACATCCGCTCCGTAGAATTTGCAAAAAAATACAAGGTGCCCGTGCGTGTGCGCTCCACGTTCAGCGACGATCCCGGCACCCTCGTCACCCAGGAGGATTCCAGCATGGAAGCCGTACTTGTTTCCGGCATCGCCTATGACAGAGACCAGGCCCGCGTGACCCTGCGCGACCTGCCGGACGTGCCCGGCATGGCTGCGGCCGTGTTCGGCCCCCTTTCCGAGAAGGGCATTCTGGTGGACATGATCGTGCAGAACACCAGCCTGGACGGCCATACGGACATCACCTTCACCATCTCGCGCAAAGACCTGCAGCAGACCCTGCGCATCATGGACGAAGTGGCTAAAAAAACCGGCGCTTCGGAAGTGCTGCACGACGTGAGCGTGGCCAAGGTTTCGGCCATCGGCGTGGGCATGCGCAACCACTCCGGCGTGGCGGCCCGCGCCTTTGCCGCCCTGACCCAGGAAGGCATCAATATTCTTATGATCAGCACCTCGGAAATCAAAATCACCCTGCTTATCCAGGAAAAATATCTGGAGCTGGCCGTGCGCATCCTGCACGACACCTTCGGGCTGGATTGGGATATCGGCTAA
- a CDS encoding N-acetyltransferase yields MSMFTVRKARMDDVPAMHGLLLDSARQGLLLPRALIHLYGHVRNFMVACEATGRIVGCCALAPVWEDLAEICSLVVRDDLRRQGVGRLLVAACLEDCAPLSIRKVFALTYQEVFFARLGFAVVDKSVLPQKIWADCVHCAKYPDCDESAVFLDLTATQAGPQGGKHV; encoded by the coding sequence ATGAGCATGTTTACGGTGCGCAAGGCCCGCATGGACGACGTGCCCGCCATGCACGGCCTGCTGCTGGACAGCGCGCGGCAGGGGCTTTTGCTGCCGCGCGCGCTGATCCATCTGTATGGGCATGTGCGCAATTTTATGGTTGCCTGCGAGGCAACGGGCCGCATTGTGGGCTGCTGCGCCCTGGCCCCGGTCTGGGAAGACCTGGCTGAAATCTGTTCGTTGGTAGTGCGGGACGACCTGCGCCGCCAAGGCGTGGGGCGGCTGCTGGTGGCGGCCTGCCTGGAGGATTGCGCGCCCCTGAGTATCCGCAAAGTGTTTGCCCTGACCTACCAGGAAGTTTTTTTTGCGCGCCTGGGCTTTGCCGTGGTGGACAAAAGCGTGCTGCCCCAGAAAATCTGGGCCGACTGCGTGCACTGCGCCAAATACCCGGACTGCGACGAAAGCGCCGTTTTTCTGGATCTGACGGCCACCCAGGCCGGACCGCAAGGAGGAAAACATGTCTGA
- a CDS encoding zinc-ribbon and DUF3426 domain-containing protein, with translation MEVKCPHCASRFKLPDQLAKPGVKLRCSVCGTVFPYTPEADGPEQGKLPEMPVKRRRSGGKWALVLLLALLCAGAGGYWRYYLRGAAAPQPPTEQEIAKKVELLTMRNVRQYYVDNEKVGKVFVIEGKVVNEFPQPKELIAVEAAIYDKDKKPLSVKRQLGGAQLSLFQLQVLSEKEMEAFLNNKVEILTNNSNVPHGGEVPFMVLFYAPPADVAEFGVRIVDVQDAPAPGAAGGEK, from the coding sequence ATGGAAGTGAAATGCCCCCACTGCGCCAGCCGTTTCAAGCTGCCGGATCAGCTCGCCAAACCGGGCGTCAAGCTGCGCTGCTCGGTGTGCGGGACAGTCTTCCCCTACACGCCCGAAGCTGACGGCCCTGAGCAGGGAAAACTGCCGGAAATGCCCGTGAAGCGTCGCCGCTCCGGCGGCAAATGGGCGCTAGTGCTGCTGCTGGCGCTGCTCTGCGCCGGGGCGGGCGGGTATTGGCGCTACTATCTGCGCGGGGCCGCCGCGCCCCAGCCCCCCACGGAGCAGGAAATCGCCAAGAAGGTGGAGCTGCTCACCATGCGCAACGTGCGGCAGTATTATGTGGATAACGAGAAGGTGGGCAAGGTTTTTGTCATTGAAGGCAAGGTGGTCAACGAATTTCCGCAGCCCAAGGAGCTGATCGCCGTGGAGGCCGCCATCTACGACAAGGACAAGAAACCCCTTTCCGTCAAACGGCAGCTGGGCGGCGCGCAGCTTTCGCTTTTTCAGCTCCAGGTGCTGAGCGAAAAAGAGATGGAGGCCTTCCTCAACAACAAAGTGGAAATCCTCACCAACAACAGCAATGTGCCGCACGGCGGCGAAGTGCCTTTTATGGTCCTGTTTTATGCGCCGCCCGCGGACGTGGCCGAATTCGGCGTGCGCATTGTGGACGTGCAGGACGCCCCGGCCCCCGGCGCGGCGGGCGGCGAAAAGTAA
- a CDS encoding amino acid permease, giving the protein MKTDTPHLKRALKNRHIQLIALGGAIGTGLFLGSAGTIQMAGPAVLLSYAVGGFIAFLIMRQLGEMMAQEPVAGSFSNLAHKYWGDFPGLLSGWNYWILYVLVGMSELTAVAVYVQYWFPQVEPWQTTAFFFLCINAINLAQVGFFGEMEFWFAVIKVAAIVLMIALGCFLLASGQAGPEAGVSNLWTHGGFFPNGWAGVVTSLAVVAFSFGGLELVGIAAAETDNPRKTIPKAINQLIYRILLFYIGALAVLLSLHPWNMLGAPVDKSHWAEAMIASPFVQIFDLIGIPSAAGVLNFVVLTAALSVYNSCVYCNSRMLYGLSLQGNAPRALGEVSARGVPVYALLVSAAATLVCVLLNYFMPKSALGVLMGLVVAALVINWAMISLTHLKFRAAKQRAGEALVFRAFWHPFSNYLCLAFMVLVLAVLVYIGEGVSVLLAPLWVGFVWLGYRLKCRSRARRAA; this is encoded by the coding sequence ATGAAAACAGATACCCCCCATCTTAAGCGTGCGTTAAAAAACAGACACATCCAGCTCATAGCCCTGGGCGGGGCCATCGGCACGGGGCTTTTCCTCGGTTCGGCGGGCACCATTCAGATGGCCGGCCCCGCCGTGCTGCTGAGCTATGCCGTGGGCGGCTTCATCGCTTTTCTCATTATGCGGCAGCTGGGCGAAATGATGGCCCAGGAGCCGGTGGCCGGTTCGTTCAGCAACCTGGCCCACAAATACTGGGGCGACTTCCCAGGCCTGCTTTCCGGCTGGAATTACTGGATTCTGTATGTGTTGGTGGGCATGTCGGAGCTTACGGCCGTGGCTGTGTATGTGCAGTACTGGTTTCCCCAGGTGGAGCCGTGGCAGACCACGGCTTTTTTCTTTTTGTGCATCAACGCCATCAATCTGGCCCAGGTGGGCTTTTTTGGCGAAATGGAGTTCTGGTTCGCGGTCATCAAGGTGGCGGCCATTGTGCTCATGATCGCTTTGGGCTGTTTTTTGCTGGCCAGCGGTCAGGCCGGGCCCGAGGCCGGGGTGAGCAACCTGTGGACCCACGGGGGCTTTTTCCCCAACGGCTGGGCGGGGGTGGTCACCTCCCTGGCGGTGGTGGCCTTTTCCTTTGGCGGGCTGGAGCTGGTGGGCATTGCCGCCGCAGAGACGGACAACCCCCGCAAAACCATCCCCAAGGCCATCAACCAGCTCATCTATCGCATCCTGCTTTTTTATATCGGCGCGCTGGCCGTGCTGCTGAGCCTGCACCCCTGGAACATGCTGGGCGCGCCCGTGGACAAAAGCCACTGGGCCGAGGCCATGATCGCCAGCCCCTTTGTGCAGATTTTTGACCTCATCGGCATCCCTTCGGCCGCGGGCGTGCTCAACTTTGTGGTGCTGACCGCGGCGCTCTCGGTCTACAACAGCTGCGTGTACTGCAACAGCCGCATGCTCTACGGCCTTTCCCTGCAGGGCAACGCCCCCAGGGCGCTGGGCGAGGTGAGCGCGCGCGGCGTGCCGGTGTATGCCCTTCTGGTGTCCGCGGCGGCCACGCTGGTCTGCGTGCTGCTCAACTACTTCATGCCCAAGAGCGCCCTGGGCGTGCTTATGGGGCTGGTGGTGGCGGCGCTGGTCATCAACTGGGCCATGATCAGCCTGACGCACCTCAAATTCCGCGCGGCCAAGCAGCGGGCGGGCGAGGCCCTGGTGTTCCGGGCTTTCTGGCATCCTTTTTCCAATTACCTGTGCTTGGCCTTTATGGTTCTGGTGCTGGCCGTGCTGGTCTACATCGGCGAAGGCGTTTCCGTGCTGCTCGCTCCGCTCTGGGTCGGCTTTGTCTGGCTGGGCTACAGGCTGAAATGCCGTAGCCGGGCGCGCCGGGCGGCATAA
- the tsaE gene encoding tRNA (adenosine(37)-N6)-threonylcarbamoyltransferase complex ATPase subunit type 1 TsaE gives MAVVTLQSLEDTRRLGRLLAEGLRALGPVALLLRGPLGSGKTTLAAALVAALPGGTAAEVASPSFTICNYYPTTPPVLHADLYRSPGAPPEELEEALDQGRSQILLEWAEYLPQALLPEEYLDISVDACEKGRLLTLTPCGRKAGELLRLVCGRWSGEA, from the coding sequence ATGGCCGTGGTAACCCTGCAATCCCTGGAGGACACCCGCCGCCTGGGCCGCCTGCTGGCCGAGGGGCTGCGCGCTCTGGGGCCGGTGGCCCTGCTGCTGCGCGGCCCTCTGGGCAGCGGCAAGACTACCCTTGCCGCCGCCCTGGTGGCGGCCCTGCCCGGCGGCACAGCGGCCGAAGTGGCAAGCCCTTCCTTTACCATCTGCAACTACTACCCCACCACGCCGCCGGTGCTGCACGCGGATCTCTACCGCAGCCCCGGCGCGCCGCCTGAAGAGCTGGAGGAAGCCCTGGATCAGGGCCGCAGCCAGATTCTCCTGGAATGGGCGGAATACCTGCCGCAGGCGCTTTTGCCGGAAGAATATCTGGACATATCGGTTGATGCGTGCGAAAAAGGGCGCCTGCTGACGTTGACGCCCTGCGGCCGCAAGGCCGGGGAGCTGTTGCGGCTGGTATGCGGCCGGTGGTCGGGCGAAGCCTGA
- the hpt gene encoding hypoxanthine phosphoribosyltransferase has protein sequence MSEEAALTPVKALKPVFSQEMIAVRVRELAAEIDALYGQEPLVAVCVLKGGFIFFSDLVRALHNENMELDFVRLSSYGKKATSSKHVIFSKDVEIDIAGKHVLIVEDIVDSGHSMQFLMSQFAARRPRSLRLAALVDKGERREVDVKVDFAGFKLTEGFIVGYGLDYAERYRMLPGVFEVTL, from the coding sequence ATGTCTGAAGAGGCCGCCCTGACCCCCGTCAAGGCTTTGAAACCCGTGTTCAGCCAGGAGATGATCGCCGTGCGCGTGCGGGAACTGGCCGCGGAAATCGACGCCCTGTACGGGCAGGAACCCTTGGTGGCCGTGTGCGTGCTCAAAGGGGGCTTTATTTTTTTCAGCGATCTGGTACGTGCTTTGCATAATGAAAATATGGAGCTGGATTTTGTGCGCCTGTCCAGCTACGGCAAAAAGGCCACCAGCTCCAAGCACGTCATTTTCAGCAAGGATGTGGAGATTGACATAGCCGGCAAGCATGTGCTGATTGTGGAAGACATTGTGGACAGCGGCCACAGCATGCAGTTTCTTATGAGCCAGTTTGCCGCGCGCCGGCCGCGCAGCCTGCGCCTGGCAGCCCTGGTGGATAAGGGCGAACGGCGTGAAGTGGACGTGAAAGTGGACTTTGCCGGGTTTAAACTCACTGAGGGCTTCATCGTGGGCTACGGCCTGGACTATGCCGAGCGCTACCGCATGCTGCCCGGCGTCTTTGAAGTGACCTTGTAG
- a CDS encoding HD-GYP domain-containing protein: MAACKIPVAELQPGMYVVDTGLPWTKAPLLYAEEGPIASRQEVERIVAQGYSEAFHDPERFSPPMPQKGAPPLETATQVPDEAPPAPETWGRRVSFEEELTQARKIYASSFDYVKGFMRSPYAPLDVATSEPYVEAIIGSLDRNADALISLSKLCATDAYTFTHSVNVTIFAVAYARFLGLDGALLQAVGVGGLFHDLGKALIPQEILNAPRRLDFREMQIMQTHVLRGYEKISQLDGIAQESLQGVLQHHEKHNGTGYPYGLAGKRITPYGRILSLSDVYDALTSFRVYKKAVPAHQALGIMYTMRNKSWAPGAVERFIKLMGVFPVGSPVELNDGRRGVVCRANASFPTRPQVVLVQDIQGRRLPPETVDLAKSRGLEVLRTLAPEESAAFDIQGLLRQARPG; this comes from the coding sequence ATGGCTGCCTGCAAAATCCCTGTTGCCGAGCTGCAGCCCGGCATGTATGTGGTGGATACGGGTCTGCCCTGGACCAAAGCCCCACTCCTGTACGCGGAAGAAGGCCCCATAGCCTCACGCCAGGAGGTGGAGCGGATTGTGGCCCAGGGCTACAGCGAAGCCTTTCACGACCCGGAACGCTTCAGCCCGCCAATGCCGCAAAAAGGCGCGCCGCCGCTGGAAACCGCAACGCAAGTCCCCGACGAAGCGCCGCCCGCTCCCGAAACCTGGGGCCGCCGCGTTTCCTTTGAAGAAGAACTGACCCAGGCCCGCAAAATCTACGCCTCTTCCTTCGACTATGTAAAAGGCTTCATGCGTTCGCCCTACGCGCCGCTGGACGTGGCGACCTCCGAACCCTATGTGGAAGCCATCATCGGCAGCCTGGACCGCAATGCGGACGCCCTTATCTCCCTTTCCAAACTCTGCGCCACCGATGCGTACACCTTTACCCACAGCGTCAACGTCACTATTTTTGCCGTAGCCTACGCCCGTTTTCTGGGCCTGGATGGGGCGCTTCTGCAGGCCGTGGGCGTGGGCGGCCTTTTCCACGACCTGGGCAAGGCCCTTATCCCGCAGGAAATTCTCAACGCCCCCCGCCGCCTCGACTTTCGGGAAATGCAGATTATGCAGACCCATGTGCTGCGCGGCTACGAAAAAATCTCCCAGCTGGACGGCATTGCGCAGGAATCCCTCCAGGGCGTGCTCCAGCACCACGAGAAACATAACGGCACGGGCTACCCCTACGGCCTGGCCGGCAAGCGCATCACGCCCTACGGGCGCATCCTCTCCTTAAGCGACGTCTATGACGCCTTGACCTCCTTCCGGGTTTACAAAAAGGCCGTTCCCGCCCACCAGGCCCTGGGCATCATGTACACCATGCGCAACAAATCCTGGGCCCCCGGCGCGGTAGAGCGCTTTATCAAGCTCATGGGCGTCTTCCCCGTAGGCTCGCCGGTAGAGCTCAACGACGGCCGCCGCGGCGTGGTCTGCCGCGCCAACGCCAGTTTCCCCACCAGGCCGCAGGTGGTGCTGGTGCAGGATATTCAGGGCCGCCGCCTGCCCCCAGAAACCGTAGACCTGGCCAAAAGCCGCGGGCTGGAGGTTCTCCGCACGCTGGCCCCTGAGGAAAGCGCCGCCTTCGACATCCAGGGTCTGCTGCGCCAGGCCAGGCCAGGGTAA
- a CDS encoding homocysteine S-methyltransferase family protein produces the protein MTFFPPSGTGRPLLLDGAMGTMLQASGLPAGVSPEEFCMEHPDVLQGIHRAYLEAGADILTTCTFGASIYKLPKGLDVFAFNKRMAQVARAAAAASPRPDGAPVFVAGNVGPTGQFARPLGTEEPADLLEAFARQIEGLVAGGADLIFIETQFDLAEARLAVAAARRVCRLPVMVSMTFEQGVSLTGSSPTIFAETMQNMGVDVVGTNCSLGPEQMRPVAAELLQACVCPVMVEPNAGLPELRGATTVFPLGPEDFARATAPFARMGAAVLGGCCGTTPAHIAALAQALHGVERVDAAAGARRGICLTSRSELVRIGPGEPLIVIGERINPTGKKALTKDLQEGVFTTAMDLADAQVQAGAGVLDVNVGAPLVDETALLPELVQQLTARLTLPLSLDSPNAQAIANALPYCPGSFLVNSISGEAGRMDVLGPLCRDFGAPFILLPIEGARLPKKAAERIRTVESLLARAEGLGIPRRLMMVDVLALAVSSSPDGARQCLEMVRWCTAQGLPTTLGLSNLSFGLPARELLNATFLCWAAGAGLTSCIANPSARRVREAADALKVLGEHDPHAASFIGGYAAWKPDSGAVTLRAEGAGAARTLADAVLNGDKEHVLPLLEAELAAGADPFALVQDTLIPAITEVGARYERREYFLPQLIRAAETMQTAFVRLKPLLEAKRGPEKRPVVVMATVEGDIHDIGKNIVSLLLGNHGFEVVDAGKDVPAEKIVACALEHNARIIGLSALMTTTMVRMEDTVKLVRERNLPIKVMVGGAAVTQAFADAIGADAYSPDAVGAVRAARQFL, from the coding sequence ATGACGTTTTTCCCTCCTTCGGGCACTGGGCGGCCCCTGCTGCTGGACGGCGCCATGGGCACCATGCTCCAGGCTTCGGGCCTGCCCGCCGGCGTGAGCCCCGAAGAATTCTGCATGGAGCATCCGGACGTTCTCCAGGGCATCCACCGCGCCTACCTGGAGGCCGGGGCGGACATCCTTACCACCTGCACCTTCGGGGCCAGCATCTACAAGCTGCCGAAAGGCCTTGATGTTTTTGCGTTCAACAAGCGCATGGCCCAGGTGGCCCGGGCGGCTGCCGCCGCCAGCCCCCGGCCCGACGGCGCGCCCGTTTTTGTGGCGGGCAACGTGGGGCCCACGGGCCAGTTTGCCAGGCCCCTGGGCACGGAGGAGCCCGCCGATCTGCTGGAGGCCTTTGCCCGGCAGATAGAGGGCCTGGTCGCGGGCGGGGCGGACCTTATCTTCATCGAAACCCAGTTTGATCTGGCCGAGGCGCGTCTGGCTGTGGCCGCCGCCCGGCGGGTCTGCCGTCTGCCGGTCATGGTTTCCATGACCTTTGAGCAGGGCGTGAGCCTTACGGGTTCCAGCCCCACGATTTTTGCGGAAACCATGCAGAACATGGGCGTGGATGTGGTGGGCACCAACTGCAGCCTGGGGCCGGAACAGATGCGCCCTGTGGCGGCGGAGCTGCTGCAGGCCTGCGTCTGTCCGGTCATGGTGGAGCCCAACGCGGGCCTGCCGGAGCTGCGCGGCGCGACCACGGTTTTCCCCCTGGGGCCGGAGGATTTTGCGCGTGCAACCGCGCCCTTTGCCCGCATGGGGGCCGCCGTGCTGGGCGGCTGCTGCGGCACCACGCCTGCGCACATTGCGGCCCTGGCCCAGGCCCTGCACGGGGTGGAGCGTGTGGACGCTGCCGCCGGGGCGCGCCGGGGCATCTGCCTTACCAGCCGTTCTGAGCTGGTGCGGATCGGGCCTGGGGAGCCGCTGATCGTCATTGGCGAGCGCATCAACCCCACGGGCAAAAAGGCCCTGACCAAGGATCTGCAGGAAGGGGTCTTCACCACGGCCATGGACTTGGCCGACGCCCAGGTGCAGGCCGGGGCGGGCGTGCTGGACGTGAACGTGGGCGCGCCCCTGGTGGACGAAACAGCCCTGTTGCCGGAGCTGGTGCAGCAGCTCACGGCGCGCCTTACGCTGCCTTTGTCGCTGGATTCGCCCAATGCGCAGGCCATTGCCAATGCCCTGCCGTACTGTCCTGGCTCGTTCCTGGTCAATTCCATCAGCGGCGAGGCCGGGCGCATGGACGTGCTGGGGCCGCTCTGCCGGGATTTCGGCGCGCCCTTTATTCTGCTGCCCATTGAAGGCGCGCGCCTGCCCAAAAAGGCCGCCGAGCGCATCCGCACGGTGGAGAGCCTTTTGGCCCGGGCCGAAGGCCTGGGCATTCCCCGGCGGCTCATGATGGTGGACGTGCTGGCCCTGGCCGTCTCCTCCAGTCCGGACGGGGCCCGGCAGTGCCTGGAGATGGTGCGCTGGTGCACGGCCCAGGGGCTGCCCACCACCCTGGGGCTTTCCAATCTTTCCTTCGGCCTGCCCGCGCGGGAGCTGCTCAACGCCACTTTCCTTTGCTGGGCGGCCGGAGCGGGGCTCACTTCCTGCATTGCCAACCCCTCGGCCCGGCGGGTGCGCGAGGCTGCGGACGCCCTTAAGGTGCTGGGGGAGCACGACCCCCACGCCGCGTCCTTTATCGGCGGCTATGCCGCCTGGAAGCCGGATTCCGGGGCCGTGACCCTGCGCGCGGAGGGGGCTGGCGCGGCCCGCACCCTGGCCGACGCCGTGCTCAACGGCGACAAGGAGCACGTCCTGCCCCTGCTGGAGGCCGAGCTGGCCGCTGGGGCGGACCCCTTCGCCCTGGTGCAGGATACGCTCATCCCCGCCATCACCGAGGTGGGCGCGCGCTACGAGCGGCGGGAATACTTTTTGCCCCAGCTCATCCGCGCCGCCGAGACCATGCAGACGGCCTTCGTCCGGCTGAAGCCCCTGCTGGAGGCAAAGCGCGGCCCGGAAAAGCGCCCTGTGGTGGTCATGGCCACAGTGGAGGGCGACATCCACGACATCGGCAAAAACATTGTTTCCCTGCTTCTGGGCAACCACGGCTTTGAGGTGGTGGATGCGGGCAAGGACGTGCCCGCCGAAAAGATCGTGGCTTGCGCCCTGGAGCACAACGCGCGTATCATCGGCCTGTCGGCGCTCATGACCACTACCATGGTGCGCATGGAAGACACCGTGAAGCTGGTGCGCGAGCGCAACCTGCCCATCAAGGTCATGGTGGGCGGGGCGGCGGTGACCCAGGCCTTTGCGGACGCCATCGGCGCGGACGCCTACAGCCCCGACGCCGTGGGGGCCGTGCGGGCGGCCCGGCAGTTTCTGTAG
- a CDS encoding HD-GYP domain-containing protein, which translates to MPIVKIPISSLQPGMYVVDAGIPWTQAPLLYAEAGYIASHEDVQRIARQGFTEVYHDTERYRPLGLPITEGLTVPDIAWGRRVPLEQELARAREVYTASIEHVKNFMHSTPSTPVNMEAARPLVESILTSLDRNLDALIFLAKLRHSDAYTFRHCVNVSIFSVAYARFRGLDREHLYSVGLAGLFHDYGKALVPSHILNAPRPLKPWETEIMHSHVLRGYEKLKTDKAIAPEILLGVLQHHEKFNGTGYPYGLAGDAISLYGRILSLSDVYDALTSWRVYKQPLAPHKVLGIMYQMRGQAWTPTDVDLFVKFMGVYPVGSPVELSNGLRGVVCRSNQRAPAKPWVKLALDKTGRPLHPTEVVDLTHADGLEIARPLSSQESASLDVPGLLGLPQRCGNA; encoded by the coding sequence ATGCCGATAGTAAAAATACCCATTAGCAGCTTGCAACCGGGCATGTATGTGGTCGACGCAGGCATCCCCTGGACCCAGGCGCCCCTGCTCTATGCGGAGGCGGGCTACATTGCCTCGCACGAGGATGTGCAGCGCATTGCGCGCCAGGGGTTTACGGAAGTCTACCACGATACGGAGCGCTACCGCCCGCTGGGCCTGCCCATAACGGAAGGGCTGACCGTGCCCGACATCGCCTGGGGCCGCCGCGTGCCCCTGGAGCAAGAGCTGGCCCGCGCCCGCGAGGTCTATACGGCCTCCATCGAACACGTCAAAAACTTCATGCACAGCACGCCCAGCACCCCTGTGAACATGGAGGCCGCCCGCCCTCTGGTGGAATCTATCCTCACCAGTCTGGACCGCAACCTGGACGCCCTTATTTTTCTGGCCAAACTGCGCCACTCGGACGCCTATACCTTCAGGCACTGCGTCAATGTCAGCATTTTTTCCGTAGCCTACGCCCGTTTCCGCGGTCTGGACCGGGAGCATCTCTACAGCGTGGGCCTGGCCGGGCTGTTCCACGATTACGGCAAGGCCTTGGTGCCCTCCCATATCCTCAACGCGCCCCGCCCCTTGAAGCCCTGGGAAACGGAAATCATGCACTCCCATGTGCTGCGCGGCTACGAAAAGCTCAAAACGGACAAGGCCATCGCGCCGGAAATCCTGCTCGGCGTGCTCCAGCACCATGAAAAATTCAACGGCACGGGCTATCCTTACGGTCTGGCCGGCGACGCCATCAGCCTTTACGGCCGCATCCTTTCCCTGAGCGACGTTTACGACGCGCTGACCTCCTGGCGCGTCTACAAGCAGCCCCTTGCGCCCCACAAGGTGCTGGGGATCATGTACCAGATGCGCGGCCAGGCCTGGACGCCTACGGATGTGGACCTGTTCGTCAAATTTATGGGCGTCTACCCCGTAGGTTCGCCTGTGGAGCTCTCCAACGGATTGCGCGGGGTAGTCTGCCGCTCCAACCAGCGCGCCCCGGCCAAGCCCTGGGTCAAGCTGGCTCTGGACAAGACGGGCCGCCCCCTGCACCCCACAGAAGTGGTGGACCTGACCCACGCCGACGGCCTGGAAATCGCCCGCCCCCTCTCCAGCCAGGAGAGCGCTTCGCTGGACGTGCCCGGCCTGCTGGGCCTGCCGCAGCGCTGCGGCAACGCCTGA